The Natranaeroarchaeum aerophilus DNA segment CGGGAGGATCTGGTCGCACAGGTCGCCGACCGGGATCCGGAGCTCGGCCAGGAGGTGAAGTCGCTGGCCGAGATCGCCATCCAGCTCAACGGGGCGGTCGACGAACTCGAGGGGGCCCTCGAAGCGACACAGGACGAACTGGCCGAAACCGAGTCGGAACTGGCGGACGCTCGGGCGGACCTCGACGAGCGCGAGGCAACAATCGACGATCTGGAGGAGCGTCTCAAACAGAAGCAAGCGGAGTTCCAGAACTACAAGCAGCGTCAGGAGCGCGAGAAAGAGCGGATCAAAGAGCGTGCCGCCGAGGACCTCGTCGAGCGGCTTGTCGAGGTACGGGACAATCTGCTCCGGGCCGCGGATCAGGATCACGACAACGTCGAGAGCATCCGCGAGGGTGTCGAGATGACGCTCAAATCGTTCGATCGGATCCTCGAAGACGAGAACGTCTCGCCGATCGAACCGGAGCCCGGCGCGGACGTCGACCCGAAGACACACGAGGTGATGATGCGGGTCGACAGCGACGAGCCGGAAGGCACGGTCGCGGAACTGTACCGCCCCGGCTACGAGATCGCCGACAAACTGATCCAGTCCGCACAGGTCACCGTCAGCACCGGCGCTGAAGTCGAAGACGAGGAGACGACGGAGGATGGCGAAGCCGACGAGGACGATGCCGAGATGGAACCCGACGACGGAGTGTCTGAAGCGGACGAGGAAGACGTCGACTCAGAGGAGTCCGAAACTGGCGACGAAGACACCGAACACGAGGGAGACGAACACGACGTCGGAGACGGTGAGGACGTCCCAGAGAAGTCCGACGCTGCGGAAGCGGCTGACTCCGATGATAGCGAGGTCGACGAAGAAGGCACCGACACCAAGGAGGACGAAACTGACGACGAAGACGCTGGTACCGACGATGAGGACGAAGCCGGAGAGGGAGACGAACACGAGTCCGGGGACGATGACGACCCAGAGGAGACCGAAGCAGCGGAAGACACTGGTTCCGGAGAAGCCGAAGCAGCGGAAGAGAGCGACCACGGGGAGACTAAAGCTGATGAAGACGCCGACTCCGAGGAGGGCAACACTGGCGACGAAGCCGACGAGGAGGGAGCCAACACTGAGGATTCCGACCCCGACGAGGAAACAACGGATCACGCCGAAGGGAACGACGCCCAGGGGAAAGACACCGACGCCGAGACTGCCGATGCGGATGAGAAGGATGACGGTACCGAGGTCGATGAGGATGACAAACCGACCGAACAGGACGCGGACGAAGACGCCGGAAAAGACGACAACGCCGAGTGAGACAGCGTCGTCGGCCGATCTGCACCCACCAATATCAATAAAAAGGCCGAAGCGGCGGTCGGAGAAACCCGGGTAATGTAGTCGCTGGCGTTGGTTTTAATTCGCTCGCATATCGGTGTGTAGAAAGGTTTATACGGAACAGCCTACAATCCTCTTGCAAGATGGCCAGTAACAAGATTCTCGGTATCGACCTTGGTACGACGAACAGCGCGTTTGCCGTCATGGAAGGTGGAGACCCCGAAATCATTGTCAACGGGGAAGGGGAACGAACAACGCCTTCCGCAGTCTCTTTCACCGAAGACGGCGAGCGACTCGTCGGCAAACCGGCGAAGAACCAGGCGATCCAGAACCCCGAGCGGACGATCGAATCCATCAAGCGCCACATGGGCGAAGAGGACTACACCGTCCAGATCGACGACGAGGAGTATACGCCCGAACAGGTCTCGGCGATGATCCTCCAGAAGATCAAACACGACGCCGAGGAGTATCTCGGCGACGAGCTTGAAAAGGCCGTCATCACGGTCCCGGCGTACTTCAGCGACCGCCAGCGTCAGGCGACCAAGGACGCCGGCGAGATCGCCGGCTTCGAGGTCGAACGCATCGTCAACGAGCCGACCGCGGCGTCGATGGCGTATGGAATCGACGAGGACCAGGACCAGACCGTACTCGTCTACGACCTCGGTGGCGGGACGTTCGACGTTTCCATCCTCGACCTCGGCGGAGGCGTCTACGAGGTCGTCGCCACGAACGGGGACAACGACCTCGGCGGTGACGACTGGGACCACGCGATTATCGACTGGCTGGCCGAGGAGTTCGAGAACCAGCACGGGATCGATCTCACCGAGGACCGACAGGCGCTCCAGCGGCTGAAAGACGCCGCCGAGGAGGCCAAGATTGAACTCTCCTCGCGCAAGGAAACCGATATCAATCTCCCGTTCATCACGGCGACCGACAGTGGCCCGGTACACCTCGAAGAGAGTCTCACACGTGCCAAGTTCGAGTCGCTGACCGCGGATCTGGTCGAGCGAACGGTCGAGCCGACCGAGCAGGCGCTCGAAGACGCTGGCAAAGAAAAAGACGACATCGACGAAGTGCTCATGGTCGGTGGCTCCACGCGGATGCCACAGGTCCAGGAGAAAGTCGAGGAGATGACCGGCAAGGAGCCGAAAAAGAACGTCAACCCCGACGAGGCCGTCGCGCTCGGCGCGGCGATCCAGGGTGGCGTGCTCGGGGGCGAGGTCGACGATATCGTCCTGCTCGACGTCACGCCGCTCTCGCTCGGTATCGAAGTCAAAGGTGGCCTCTTCGAGCGACTCATCGAGAAGAATACGACGATCCCGACCGAGGAGTCGAAGATTTTCACCACTGCCGCGGACAACCAGACCTCCGTGCAGGTCCGTGTCTTCCAGGGTGAACGCGAGATTGCCGACGAGAACGAGATGCTCGGCGAGTTCCACCTGACCGGAATCCCGCCAGCCCCGGCCGGAACGCCCCAGATCGAGGTCGGCTTCAGCATCGACGAGAACGGCATCGTCAACGTGCAGGCCGAGGACAAAGGCTCCGGTAACGCCGAGGAGATCACCATCGAGGGCGGCGCTGGCCTCTCCGACGCGGAGATCGAAGAGATGCAACAGGAGGCCGCACAGCACGCCGAGGAGGATCAGGAACGCCGCGAACGCATTGAAGCGCGTAACGCCGCCGAGGAGTCGATCCAGCGAGCGAACACGCTCCTCGAAGAGAACGGAGAAGAGCTCGACGAGGCGCTGGTCGAGGATATCGAGGCCGAGATCGAGAACGTCGAGGCGGCGCTCGAAGACGAAGACGCTGGCAAAGAGGAGTACGAGGAGGCCACCGAGAGCCTGAGCGACGCGCTGCAGGAGATCGGCAAACAGATGTACCAGCAGGAAGCCCAGGCCGGTGCCGCGGGCGCTGGCGGCATGGGCGGTGGCCCAGCGGGCGGTCCCGGCGGCGCTGCAGGTCCGGGGCCTGACGCCGAGGGCGACGAGTTCGTCGACGCCGACTTCGAGGACGTTGACGAGAACGACGACAAATAGTCGTCGTTCTCGTTCGCCAATCAGAACCGCTGCGCGGTTCTGATGACGTCGAAGAAGACGACGAGCAGTAGCGAGGAGTCTTCTTCGGCTCGGAAGACGAGCGAAGCGAACGTTTTCAGTTGGACGAGAACGACGACGAGCAGTAGCGAGTCTCTCTTGCACGGGCAGATTCCTGTCGTCGCCATTGCGTCGGATCCACAATTGAGGGGGGTGCCCTCTCGCAGTCTTTATAAAAACAGGTCACGAACAAACAGGTATGAAAAACGTTGACGATCTTATCGAGAGTGCCGCCCAGCTCGCTGACCGGGGGCTTGCAAAAGGCGAGATTGCGGACGAATTGAACGTCTCGCGGGAGACGGCGAGCTGGCTGGTCGAGCGCAGCGGTGCAGGATCGGAGACCGCCGACGTGTCGGCCCCGACGCGGGCGACCGGTGGCCCGGCCGACATCCACGTCGACTGGAGCGCGATCGGCCGTGACAGCAACCGCCTCACGCACATGGGTGCGGCCATGGCCGATATGCTCGGGAAACATGGTGACGATGTCGATCTCACCATCGGCATCGAGAAGGCAGGTGCCCCGCTCGCGACGACGGTCGCGGCCGAACTCGATACCGACCTCGGCACGTACGCACCGCGCAAACACCAGTGGGAAGAGGGAGATATCGAAGATCTGGGAGGGACGTTCTCGCGGAACTTCGCGCAGATCCGCGACCGGGAGTGTTACATCGTCGACGACACGATTACCAGCGGAACGACGATGCGGGAGACCGTCGAAGCGATCGAAAAGGAAGGCGGTGAGCCGGTTGCCTGTATCGTGCTTGCGGACAAGCAAGGTATCGACGAGATTGAAGGAATCCCGGTCTACTCGCTGTTGAAAGTCATCAGTGTCGGCGAGGAGTGAGCCTCACCCCGTTTCCATCTCTTCGACAGTCACCATCAGTTTGGTACCAGTACTATCGGTACCGGAGAACGTCCCGGTAAGCCGGAGTCCGGAAACGGGCATGGGGCCGATCGTGATCCGGTCGCCCTGATCGAACGTTTCGACCCCGCCGGTCACCTGTAGCTCTGCTCGACAGGTAGTTGGATGGTAGACGGTAGACATGCCGATGCGGATAACGCTTGCATCTTCGACTGGGTCACCGTTCCTGAATACGGGGACAGTTGTACCTTGCTCTGGGGATTCCATTCCAAGGATCTCCAGTACTTTTGCGGTCGGCTCGTAGCCGCCGTTCGGACCTGGCACCCCATCGACCAGATCAAGGCGTTTCAGGCTCTGCATCTGGTTTCTCACCGTACCTGCACACCGTCCGATTCGTTCCCCAATCTCCTTTCCTTTCACTGGCTCGCCATGCTGGTGATACTGGCGAGCCAACTCCTGCAGGACAGTCTCCTGGCTCGTAGTGAGTTCAATTGACTCCGAGCTTCGGCTATCTTTCGGATCAAGTACAGACATGCCACCACCTTCGACCGGTCATGCGCTGCTCTGTGTAGTCGGGAGACTGGACAGCATCGTCCGGATCGGTGGGGCCCAATCCGAGCAGTGGACTCTGTTGCACAGTGCAGCAATTGTACTGATTGTCAGTGAGGATTGGGGCACATATACTAGCGCTTTATATACGATGCACTGGCGCAGTCTTCTGCGGGCTACCGCGCGTCTTCGACTGCAGCAACGAGCGCTTCCGCGTTCTCGGTGAGTACGTCGTACTCGCCTGCTTCGATCGCTTCGTCGTCGATCAGCGAGCCCCCAGCGCCGACCGCGCAGGCACCGGCCTCGATAAACTCACCGGCGTTGTCCGGACCGATGCCGCCGGTCGGGACGATCGGGATCTGGCCGAGTGGACCCTTGATACTGCCCAGGTAGCTCGCGCCGAGATCCGAGGCGGGAAACAGCTTCACGAGATCTGCGCCGGTTTCGTAGGCTTCGATCGCTTCGGTGGGAGTGGCGACGCCCGGCGCAACGACCGCACCGTAACGGTTGCAGGTCTCGACGACATCCTCGTGAAAGCTCGGGCAGACGACGAACTCCGCACCGGCGAGGAGGGCAGACCGGGCCGTTTCGGCGTCGAGCACCGTCCCGGCACCGATGAGGACGTCCTCGCGATCCTCGTATGCCGCCGCGAGATCACCGATCATGTCGATCGCGCCCGGCGTGTCGGCGGTGACCTCGAGCGTCGTCACGCCGCCCTCGATCAGGGCCTCGGCCACCTGTTCGACATCCGCTTCGTCGACGCCGCGCAGCACCGCGATTACTCCGCTATCGACTAGCTGTTGCATGTCCTCGTGCGTGGTCATGGCAGGCAGTTCTCGACCTGATGGGATAACTGCTTTTCTTTGCTTCGTCCCCGATTGTTCCTTTCGGTAAGGTGCGAAAGAAGGAAACGAAAGGCCATATAAGCCGTGGGGCCGTAGATACAGGTAACCGAGCGGCCGTCGTACCCCCTCGACACAATCATGTCAACAGACAATTCCAGCCACGTTTATCGGCTCCACTCGACACTGGAACTGCCACTCGAAGACGTCCACGACTTCTTCGACGACCCATCACTGCCCGACGGTATCGATGACGTAGATATCACCCGTCGCAACAATACGCTCATTCTGAAAGCCGTGGCGACCGACAAGTCGCTGAGCAAGTACACGCCGACGGCACAGCTGAAAGCGAGTGTGACCGAAAACCGCGTGTACGAAGAACCCGAAGAGGTACGTCGACGAAAAAGCGGTCCACAGTGGGGCGACGAAGAAGAAGACGAACCCGAGTCCGAACTCGTCGAGTTCGCGGCGTTCAAGGGCGACCGCGAGACCGTTCTGCAGAACACGACCCTGCAGTACGAGATGTTCCAGGTACTCTGTGAGATCGCCAAAGAGTCCGAAAAGGGGACGCTCACTGCGATCACCGAACGGGACGGCGACCTCGAAGCGACGCGAATCGTCGATGGCGACCCCCGCCCGAGTTCGATCGAAGTCGTCGAGGGTGCGGGCGACAACGACTCGAACGGCGGCGGCGTCAACTGGCGGGATAACAAGTTTATTAGCGAGTGAGTGTGCGGTGAACCGCCCCGGGGCCAAACCCCGACGCACTCGGCCTGCTCTGCCTGTCGATTCAGGTGTCGTTATTTCGCGATCGATCTGTGTCTGTTAGGGCCTGTTGAAGCCTTGACATCCTCCCCGCGCTGAAGAGCGAGGCTTTCGCCTCGATGTTCTGTAATTGTGGTTGTCGGGTCGTATATCGGGGCGAAAATGGCACTCAACACTTTTTTCGGCCGGGATTTCGATCCTTCCGAGGCAAACTAATCATCTCCAACAGGTTCTACCTCGGACGACAGAGATCGATAAGTACAGCTCCTCTATATATCACTCCAGAACGAGCACGCACATATTTGTTCTCTCCGGATAAAGTACACTATGAAGCATGAAGAAACTCATCAACGAACCGGAAGATGTCGTCGACGAGATGCTCGACGGAATGGTAGCGGCGTATCCCGACCGACTTCGGCGGCTCGACGATGCCGAAGTGCTCGTCCGGGCGGACGCGCCTGTCGACGGGAAGGTGGGGATCGTCTCGGGCGGGGGGAGCGGTCACGAGCCGACACACGGTGGTTTCATCGGTGACGGAATGCTCGATGGCGCAGCGGCCGGTGAGGTGTTCACGTCGCCGAGTGCGGACCAGCTCGGGTCCATGATCGAAGCGTGTGACGGCGGTGAAGGTGTCCTCGCCGTAGTGAAAAACTACGAGGGCGACGTGATGAACTTCGATACCGCTGCGGAGATGGCCGGGATGGAGGGGGTCGATGTCTCGCAAGTCGTCGTCAACGACGATGTCGCCGTCGAGGACTCGCTGTACACGTCCGGTCGGCGCGGCGTCGCCGGGACGATCCTCGTTCACAAGGCGGCTGGTGCGAAGGCGGCCGAAGGTGCCGACCTCGACGAGGTGACGCGTGTCGCAGAGAAGGTCATCGACAACGTCGCTACGATGGGGACGGCGCTGACCTCCTGTATCACCCCGGACAAGGGTGAGCCGACGTTTGATCTGGGCGAGGACGAGATCGAACTCGGGATCGGTATCCACGGCGAACCGGGCACCGAGCGGACCGACATCATGAGCGCCGACGAGATCACCGAGCATCTCACCGAGAACGTACTGGACGATCTCGACCTGGAGGACGGTCAGGAGGTTGCCACGATCGTCAACGGCATGGGCGGCACGCCGCTGATGGAACTGTTCGTCGTCAACAAACGTCTACAGGAGCTGATCGACGACCACGGACTGGAGACCTGGGACGCGTGGGTGGGCGACTACATGACCTCGCTGGATATGGACGGCGCGTCAATCACCGTCTGTGCGGTCGACGACGAACTCAAAGAGTTGCTGTCAGCGCCAGCGGACACCCCGGGACTGACAGTGACGGAATAGTCGTCGCAAACGCTTTGCGGTCTCCCACCCCCTAGTTCAATATGAATGATACGGATCGACAGCGAGAGGCGGTCGCAGAGGCACTCGAAAACGTTACCGCGCGACTCGACGAAGAGAAGTCACATCTGACGGATCTGGACTCGGCGATCGGCGATGCCGACCACGGGGCAAACATGACCCGAGGGTTCAGAAAGGCAAACGAGAAAGTACAGGATATGGACGAGGCCGATCCCGCAGAGCTGGTGAAGACGATCGGCGTCACGCTCGTCTCGGAGGTCGGCGGCGCGTCCGGTCCGCTCTACGGCGGCTCGATCATGTCTGCAAGCCAGGAGTTCTCCGAGGAGGGGATTACCGCAGAGACTAGCGTCGCCTTCGCCGAGGCGTATCTGGAGAAGGTACAGGATCGCGGCGGCGCGGAGATCGGATCGAAGACGATGGTCGACGCGCTTACGCCTGCCGTCCACACCTACAAGAAGTCGATCGAGACTGACGATCTAGAGCCCCTCGAAGCGCTGGCGAAGGCGGTCGACGCCGCCGAGCGGGGCGTCGAGTTCACCACGCCGATCCGCGCCAGGAAGGGACGGGCGTCCTATCTTGGCTGGCGGTCAGTCGGCCATCAGGACCCCGGTGCAACGTCAACACTGTACATCATGGAGGAGCTGCTCGCCACCGCACAGACGTATCTCAACGGTGAGGTCGAGGCGACTGCCGAAGCCGAGGAAGCACCCGAAGAGATGCCCGACGAGGTAGCGGAGGGCGAGGACGAATGATCGGCCTCGTTGTGGTCTCCCATAGCGCCCGCGCCGCGGAGGGGATCTGTGAGGTTGCCCAGGAGATGGCTGGCGACGCCCGGATCGAACCAGCAGGCGGCGAAGACGACGGGCTCGGTACCGACGCGGGCCGGATTCAGGAAGCGATCGATGCCGCGGACGACGGGGACGGAGTCGTCGTCCTCGTCGATCTTGGAAGCGCGGTAATGAACGCCGAGCTGGCAATCGAGATGAGCGATGCGGAGGTACGAATCGCAGACGCGCCCGTACTGGAGGGTGCTGTCAACGCTGGCGTCGAGACGACCAGCGGAAAAGCGACGCTTGACTCGGTCGTCGAACGGGCCGAAGAGGCGCGCGAGTACCGGAAACTGGACTGATCGGGGGCGGTTGCCGACACGGTGATCTCACTCCGGATCGGATACACTGATACGGCTCGGAGAAAAACGGGGAACCATGACTGATTTTCGCCCACTCCCCGACGCGGATCGCCAGCAGTTCCGTTCAATGCTCCGCTACGCGTTCACCCCGGAACGCGGTCCACTCGATGATGAGGATATCGAGAGTGGGGAGACGGTGTTGTACGATCGGTACGGGCTGTACGACGGTGGGGAGCTCGTTAGCGGCTGTAAACTGTACACGCCGGAGGCACGCATCCGCGATGAGATTACGACGATCGGCGGACTGGGTGCGGTCGCCACGCTCCCCGAGTTCCGGGGGAAAGGCTACGGCCGACAGTTGTGTCTGCAAGTACTCTCCGAGTATCGGAAACGAGGGATCGGGCTCGTGGCACTCTGGCCGTTTTCGACGCCGTTCTACCGACGGATGGGCTGGGGGACGGCCAACAAGGTGGCACGGTATGAACTCCCGCCGCGGGCGCTGCCGATGGCCGATACTGCCGGACGGATGCGACGGATCGACGGCGACGACTGGGAAGAGCTACGAGCGGTCGAGCGCCGAGCCAGTGGGACTCGATCGCTGGCGCTTCGCCGGTCCGAGACCTGGTGGCGCGAGCGGACCCTCGCGAACTGGGACGGTGAGGGCGATCCGTTCTGTTACGGCTACGAGCGGGACGGACAGCTGCAGGGATACCTCGTATATACTGTCGGAGACGACGATGAGCGGACGCTCACGGTCAGCGGGCTCGTCGCAGCAGACGAAGAGGCCTATCGTGCCCTGTTCGACTTCCTCTCGGGTCACGGCGCACAGATCGAGCGGATCGTCGGCGAGCGAGCGCTGGGAACCAACCTGCTTTCGCGAGTCGACGATCCCGCTGCCATCGACTGTACCGTCGAGGCGGGACCGATGGTCCGACTGACCGACGTCGAGGCGCTCGAAGCGATCGAATGGCCTGCGGACGAGGGAGAGTGCACGCTAGCGGTGTCTGATCCGCTCGTCGCGGACAACGAGGGCGTGTTCGAGCTGTCTGTATCAGATGGGCAAGCGAGCATCGACCGCGTCGCCGGCAGCGTGAACGGCCAGTCCGCACAGACGGCCGACGCAAGCGTCGGGATTGGGACGCTCTCCCAGCTGGCCGTCGGTACGTACGGGCCGGATGAGGCCAAGCGTCTCGGTGACTTTCGGATCCTCAACGAGTCAGTTCGGACGCGGCTCGGGGCCGTCTTCGTCCCCCGGTCGGTCGGATTGCGGGAGTTCTTCTAGCGCGTCGCCCCGGCTTTCAGGGTTTGACCAGCACTTTGATCGCTTCGCGCTCGTCCATCGCCCGGTAGCCCTCCGGCACGCCGTCCAGATCAACGGTCTTCGTGAATATCGGCGAAGGATCGAGCGTGCCACCAAGCACGTCGGCCATTAGCTCCTCGGCGTAGGCCCGGACCGGCGCGACGCCACCCTGTAGCGTGATGTTGTCACTGAACAGCGAGAACACGTCGAGGCCTTCGTCGTCGACACCGTGGGGGACGCCGACGTAGCCGACCGTCCCACCGGGGCGACAGACCTCGATCGCGGTGTCCATCGCCGACGCCGCACCCACACATTCCAGCACGTGGTTCGTGCCGCCGTAGGTCAGCTCCTTGGCGCGCTCGACTGCCTCGTCCCCGCGGGCGGCGACCGTCTCGGTCGCACCGAACGCCTCGGCCAGCGCGAGCCGGTCCTCGTGATGGCCCATCGCGACGATCCGTTCGGCACCGAGTCGGCGGGCCGCGAGGACGCCACAGAGCCCGACCGCGCCGTCGCCGATGACGACGCAGGTATCGCCTGCCTCGACGCCCGCACTCACCGCGGCGTGGTGGCCGGTTCCCATCACGTCGGTAAGCGGGAGCAGCGCTTCGAGCGTGTCCTCGTCGTCGGCGTGTCGATCCGGGACCCGGACGAGCGTGCCGTCGGCCTGCGGGACGCGGATCTGCTCTCCCTGACAGCCGCCGTTCTCGCCGCCCCAGGAGTCCCCGTTCGCACAGGAGGTGTGCAGGCCTTTCCGACAGAACTCGCAGTAGCCACAGCTGATGACGAACGGTGCAAAAACTCGGTCGCCGACGTCGACCGAGGTGACGTCCTCGCCGACCGCCTCGACGAGCCCCATCGGTTCGTGGCCGACCCGTGATCCTGCTTCGCGGTCGCTCTCGCCACGGTAGAACCAGAGGTCGGAGCCACAGATCGCCGTGTGTGTCACGCGGACGATCGCATCGGTCGGCGACTCGACTGTGACGTCCGGTACCTCCTCGACAGTGATCTCGCGGGGTTCCTGATAGATAGCTGCGCGCATGCTCGGATGTTGGTGCGGCCAGTGAAAACGGTTTGTTCCGGAGCAAGCTACTGGGTCGACGTGCGCGTGACGATTGGCTACTGCCCGCCAAAGAGTGATGTCCGTCCCGACCCTCACTGGGATATGGACCGGAACGCGATCAGGCGGGCGTGGGACGAGATCGCGAAGACGTACGCGAACCGGCGAAACCCCTCGGGATCGGACGCGCAACTGATCGGCGATTTGGTCGAAGGCTGTTCCGACGATCCGCTGGTCGTCGATATCGGCTGTGGCGACGGCGCGCGGACGCTTGCAAACCTGCCAGCGGACTCCATCGGCGTTGATATCTCCCGGGCGGGGCTCTCACTGGCGACAGAGACCGTCCCGGACGCCCGGCTCGTGCAGGGAGATATGGAGACGCTCCCGATCGAAAAGAGCGTCGCCGACGCGATCACCGCGTACCACGCCGTCTTTCACGTCCCGCGGGGGTCACATCCTGCGGTGTATGAGGAGTTCGCCCGCATCCTCCGGCCCGGTGGGCTGCTCCTGATGACGCTTCCGGCTGGTCGCTTCGAGACGGTACGGCGCGGCTGGATGGACGGGACGATGTTTTTTTCCGCACCGGGGCGAGATCGGACGCTCGATCAGCTTCGGGCGGCGGGCTTCGAGGACGTTCGGACCACGACCGCTGACGATCCGCTTGGAAGTGCGACGGAGTTCGTCTTCGCGACCCGATCGTGACGATGATCGATCCCCCATACTGATGACCCCTCCGGCAATCGATATTTACCGCCGGCGTCGCTATACTGTGTATGGAAACCGCTGTCGTCTGGTTCCGCGACGATCTGCGCGTCGAGGACAACCTGACACTGGCAGATGCTGTGAGCGCAGCCGAAACCGTGGTTCCGCTCTACGTGTTCGATCCGCGCCGTCGCCGAGAAAGCCAGTACGGCCCCGACAAGATGGGAAGCCACAGAGGACAGTTTCGGCGCGAGAGCGTCGACGATCTCCGGGAGTCCCTGCAGGATCGCGGTGGCGAACTGGTTGTCCGCGAGGGACTCGTCGAGGATGTCGTGCCCTCGGTCGTCGAGGGGGTTGACGCCGACGCCGTCTTCGCTCAGACAAAGCCGGCGACCGAGGAGGTCGAGCGCGAGCACGCGGTTCGTGACGCACTCCCCGGGACCGTCGACTTCCAGCGCCGGTTCACGCACACGCTGCACCATCTCAACGACCTTCCGACGCCGTACGATCGTATCGACGATACGTTCACGCCGTGGCGAAAGGAGGTCGAGCAGGGTGCATCGGTACGCGACCCCGTTCCCGCACCCGAACGCGTCTCGACGCCCCAGGTCGACCCCGGGGTGATCCCCTCGCTCGACGACCTCGGCTTCGATACCCCACCCCACGACGACCGCTCCGTGCTTCCGTTTGAGGGCGGGGA contains these protein-coding regions:
- the grpE gene encoding nucleotide exchange factor GrpE is translated as MTEDEGAEAVAPDPEEDVELQIREDLVAQVADRDPELGQEVKSLAEIAIQLNGAVDELEGALEATQDELAETESELADARADLDEREATIDDLEERLKQKQAEFQNYKQRQEREKERIKERAAEDLVERLVEVRDNLLRAADQDHDNVESIREGVEMTLKSFDRILEDENVSPIEPEPGADVDPKTHEVMMRVDSDEPEGTVAELYRPGYEIADKLIQSAQVTVSTGAEVEDEETTEDGEADEDDAEMEPDDGVSEADEEDVDSEESETGDEDTEHEGDEHDVGDGEDVPEKSDAAEAADSDDSEVDEEGTDTKEDETDDEDAGTDDEDEAGEGDEHESGDDDDPEETEAAEDTGSGEAEAAEESDHGETKADEDADSEEGNTGDEADEEGANTEDSDPDEETTDHAEGNDAQGKDTDAETADADEKDDGTEVDEDDKPTEQDADEDAGKDDNAE
- a CDS encoding DUF7110 family protein, producing MSTDNSSHVYRLHSTLELPLEDVHDFFDDPSLPDGIDDVDITRRNNTLILKAVATDKSLSKYTPTAQLKASVTENRVYEEPEEVRRRKSGPQWGDEEEDEPESELVEFAAFKGDRETVLQNTTLQYEMFQVLCEIAKESEKGTLTAITERDGDLEATRIVDGDPRPSSIEVVEGAGDNDSNGGGVNWRDNKFISE
- the dhaK gene encoding dihydroxyacetone kinase subunit DhaK, whose product is MKKLINEPEDVVDEMLDGMVAAYPDRLRRLDDAEVLVRADAPVDGKVGIVSGGGSGHEPTHGGFIGDGMLDGAAAGEVFTSPSADQLGSMIEACDGGEGVLAVVKNYEGDVMNFDTAAEMAGMEGVDVSQVVVNDDVAVEDSLYTSGRRGVAGTILVHKAAGAKAAEGADLDEVTRVAEKVIDNVATMGTALTSCITPDKGEPTFDLGEDEIELGIGIHGEPGTERTDIMSADEITEHLTENVLDDLDLEDGQEVATIVNGMGGTPLMELFVVNKRLQELIDDHGLETWDAWVGDYMTSLDMDGASITVCAVDDELKELLSAPADTPGLTVTE
- the dhaL gene encoding dihydroxyacetone kinase subunit DhaL, with translation MNDTDRQREAVAEALENVTARLDEEKSHLTDLDSAIGDADHGANMTRGFRKANEKVQDMDEADPAELVKTIGVTLVSEVGGASGPLYGGSIMSASQEFSEEGITAETSVAFAEAYLEKVQDRGGAEIGSKTMVDALTPAVHTYKKSIETDDLEPLEALAKAVDAAERGVEFTTPIRARKGRASYLGWRSVGHQDPGATSTLYIMEELLATAQTYLNGEVEATAEAEEAPEEMPDEVAEGEDE
- the dnaK gene encoding molecular chaperone DnaK; this translates as MASNKILGIDLGTTNSAFAVMEGGDPEIIVNGEGERTTPSAVSFTEDGERLVGKPAKNQAIQNPERTIESIKRHMGEEDYTVQIDDEEYTPEQVSAMILQKIKHDAEEYLGDELEKAVITVPAYFSDRQRQATKDAGEIAGFEVERIVNEPTAASMAYGIDEDQDQTVLVYDLGGGTFDVSILDLGGGVYEVVATNGDNDLGGDDWDHAIIDWLAEEFENQHGIDLTEDRQALQRLKDAAEEAKIELSSRKETDINLPFITATDSGPVHLEESLTRAKFESLTADLVERTVEPTEQALEDAGKEKDDIDEVLMVGGSTRMPQVQEKVEEMTGKEPKKNVNPDEAVALGAAIQGGVLGGEVDDIVLLDVTPLSLGIEVKGGLFERLIEKNTTIPTEESKIFTTAADNQTSVQVRVFQGEREIADENEMLGEFHLTGIPPAPAGTPQIEVGFSIDENGIVNVQAEDKGSGNAEEITIEGGAGLSDAEIEEMQQEAAQHAEEDQERRERIEARNAAEESIQRANTLLEENGEELDEALVEDIEAEIENVEAALEDEDAGKEEYEEATESLSDALQEIGKQMYQQEAQAGAAGAGGMGGGPAGGPGGAAGPGPDAEGDEFVDADFEDVDENDDK
- the dhaM gene encoding dihydroxyacetone kinase phosphoryl donor subunit DhaM; the encoded protein is MIGLVVVSHSARAAEGICEVAQEMAGDARIEPAGGEDDGLGTDAGRIQEAIDAADDGDGVVVLVDLGSAVMNAELAIEMSDAEVRIADAPVLEGAVNAGVETTSGKATLDSVVERAEEAREYRKLD
- a CDS encoding TrmB family transcriptional regulator yields the protein MSVLDPKDSRSSESIELTTSQETVLQELARQYHQHGEPVKGKEIGERIGRCAGTVRNQMQSLKRLDLVDGVPGPNGGYEPTAKVLEILGMESPEQGTTVPVFRNGDPVEDASVIRIGMSTVYHPTTCRAELQVTGGVETFDQGDRITIGPMPVSGLRLTGTFSGTDSTGTKLMVTVEEMETG
- the gfcR gene encoding transcriptional regulator GfcR → MKNVDDLIESAAQLADRGLAKGEIADELNVSRETASWLVERSGAGSETADVSAPTRATGGPADIHVDWSAIGRDSNRLTHMGAAMADMLGKHGDDVDLTIGIEKAGAPLATTVAAELDTDLGTYAPRKHQWEEGDIEDLGGTFSRNFAQIRDRECYIVDDTITSGTTMRETVEAIEKEGGEPVACIVLADKQGIDEIEGIPVYSLLKVISVGEE
- a CDS encoding bifunctional 4-hydroxy-2-oxoglutarate aldolase/2-dehydro-3-deoxy-phosphogluconate aldolase, with the protein product MTTHEDMQQLVDSGVIAVLRGVDEADVEQVAEALIEGGVTTLEVTADTPGAIDMIGDLAAAYEDREDVLIGAGTVLDAETARSALLAGAEFVVCPSFHEDVVETCNRYGAVVAPGVATPTEAIEAYETGADLVKLFPASDLGASYLGSIKGPLGQIPIVPTGGIGPDNAGEFIEAGACAVGAGGSLIDDEAIEAGEYDVLTENAEALVAAVEDAR